The window TATGCGCACATCGACTGCCCTGGTCACGCGGACTACATCAAAAACATGATAACGGGAGCGGCTCAGATGGACGGAGCGATCCTCCTGGTAGCGGCGACGGACGGTCCGATGGCGCAGACGCGCGAGCACGTACTTTTGGCGCGTCAGGTCAACGTTCCGGCGCTGGTAGTATTCATGAACAAATGCGACATGGTAGACGACCCGGAACTTCTCGACCTTGTTGAGATGGAAATAAGGGACCTATTGAACAAATACGAATTCCCTGGAGACGACATCCCGATAATCCGCGGCAGCGCGCTGAAGGCGCTGGAGTCGGAAGAAGACAACGAGTGGACGGAAAAGATAATGGAACTGATGAAGGCGTGCGACGACTACATACCGGCGCCGGAGCGGGAAGTCAACTTCCCCTTCCTGATGCCGATAGAAGACGTTTTCACGATCACAGGTCGCGGCACAGTGGTGACGGGCAGAGTAGAAAAAGGAATAATCAAGCCCGGAGACGAAGTAGAGATAGTAGGAATAAAAGACACGCGCAAGACAGTTGCGACGAGCCTTGAGATGTTCCGTAAAATCCTCGACGACGCGGAAGCGGGAGACAACGTAGGCATCCTTTTGCGCGGCATAGGCAAAGAAGACGTCGAGCGCGGCCAGGTACTTGCGAAGCCGGGAAGCATCCATCCGCACACGCACTTCAAAGGAGAAGTATACGTGCTCAAGAAAGAAGAGGGCGGACGCCATACGCCGTTCTTCAGCGGCTACAAGCCGCAGTTCTACTTCCGCACGACAGACATCACGGGAGAGATCAAACTTGCTGAAGGCGTAGAGATGGTAATGCCGGGAGACAACAGCACATTCGAAGTGACGCTGATAGCGCCGATAGCGATGCAGGAAGGTCTTCGCTTCGCGGTCCGGGAAGGCGGCCGCACGGTAGGAGCCGGCGTCGTCACTCAGATCATCGAATAACCCCAGGAGGGGAATATTTTGGCAAAGAAGATTCGTATCAAACTTAAGGCGTTCGATCACCGCGTGCTTGACGCGTCAGCGACACAGATCGCCGATACCGCGCAGCGCACCGGTGCCAAGGTATCGGGTCCCGTGCCCCTTCCGACAGAGGTAAACCGTTACTGTGTGCTCACCTCGCCGCACGTCGACAAGGATGCCCGCGACCAGTATGAGATCAGGACGCACAAGCGTCTGATAGATATAATCGACCCGACCCAGAAGACGATGGAGGCCCTTATGGAGCTGAACCTGCCTTCCGGTGTGGATATACAGATTAAGCTGTAAGGTTATAATCTGAAAAAGGAGTGAAACGTTAATGAGTATGGGGATTCTGGGCCGCAAGGTAGGGATGACCCAGGTCTTCGACGAAAACGGCAGAGCGGTTCCTGTGACGGTAATTGAAGCAGGTCCGTGCACGATCGTTGAAATCCGGACACCTGAAAAGAACAGCTACAGCGCAGTTCAGCTCGGTCTCGGAGAAGTGAAGCCCGTCAAGGTCACAAAGCCGATGAAGGGTTACTTCGAAAAGCAGGAAGTTGCGCCCAAGCGCTGGCTGAGGGAGTTCCGCGTGGATGACACGTCGGGCTACCAGGTGGGACAGGAGATCACCGTTTCTCTGTTCCAAAATGGCGAATTGGTTGACGTCATCGGCGTCAGCAAAGGCAAGGGATATGCGGGCGTATTGAAGCGCCACGGCTTCGGCGGCACGCCGGCGAGCCACGGACACTCGGTAACGCACCGCCACCCCGGTTCGATTGGATGCAGCAGCTACCCCGGCCGTGTGATGAAGGGCCGGAAGATGGCGGGTCATATGGGCAGCGAGCGCGTAACGACGAAAAACCTCAAGGTCTTCGGCGTTGACGAGGAGAACAACCTGATATTGATAGCAGGTCCCGTTCCCGGCGCGAAAAACGGCCTTGTCATGATCCGCAAGACAGCGTAGTAGGGGAGGCAGAAGACGATGCCTGTAGTAAAGGAAGTAAATTTCAAAGGCGAGGTTATCGGCGACGTTACCCTTTCCGATGCCGTCTTCGGAGCCCCGGTCCATGTGCCGGCCATGCACCAAGTCGTGGTCGCGCATCTGGCTAACTGCCGTGTCGGCACGCATAACACGAAAGACCGCGGCGACGTACGCGGCGGCGGCAAAAAGCCCTGGAGACAGAAACACACGGGACATGCGCGTTCGGGAAGCTCGCGTTCGCCTGTGTGGGTCGGCGGCGGTGTAGCCCATGGTCCGCATCCGCGCGATTATCATCAGAAGGTGAACAAGAAGGTCCGCCGTCTTGCGATACGCAGCGCGCTCACGCTGAAGGCGCAGGCGGAGAACATGATAGTTGTGGACAAGTTCGACATCGACGCCCCGAAGACGAAGAGCATGATTGCCTTCCTCGCGGCGGTGCAGAAGGGCAAAAAACCCCTTCTCGTCCTGCACGAGACGAATATGGCCGTAGTGAAGTCGGCGGCGAATATTCCCGGCGCTTATGTGCAGCATGTCGACAGCGTCAACGTCTACGACCTTTTGAATCATGACCAGCTGATCGCAACTCCAGAAGCGATTAAAAAGCTCGAGGAGGTATTCGGCTAATGAATGCTATTTCGTACGATATAATAGTCCGCCCCATCATAACGGAGAAAACGAGCCGCCAGATGGAGCTGGGACAGTACACGTTTGAAGTTCTTCCGAAGGCCAACAAGATAGAGATTCGCAAAGCGGTCGAGGAAGTTTTCAAGGTCAAGGTTGTCAGGGTAAATACGATCCAGGTCCGTTCCAAACCGAAGCGGATGGGCGCCTTTTTGGGTCGTTCACGCTCGTGGAAGAAGGCGGTCGTCACTCTCGCAAAGGGAGAAAAGATCGCTTTCTTCGAGGGCGCAAGCGCCTAGGCAGAAAGGGGAAGCATCGATGGGAATTAAGAAATACCGTCCCACTACGCCCAGCCGCCGTCAGATGGCGACGCCCGATTTTTCCGAAATCACAAAGGCGAAGCCTGAACGCAGTCTGGTGGTATCGCTCTCACAGTCAGCGGGACGCAACAACAACGGGCGCATCACGTCGAGACATCGCGGCGGACGCGGAAGAATCAAATACCGCATTATCGACTTCAAGCGCGACAAGGCCGGAGTCGCGGGCAAGGTTGCCGCGATCGAATACGATCCCAACCGCTCCGCGCGCATCGCCCTTATCTCCTACAGGGATGGCGAGAAGAGATACATCATAGCCCCTGTCGGACTCAACGTGGGCGATACGATCGTCTCCGGCGAAGGCTCGGACATCCGCCCCGGCAATGCTCTGAAGCTCAGAGACATCCCCGTTGGAACGATAGTCCATAATATTGAGCTTGAGCCCGGCCGCGGCGCGGTAATGGTCCGTTCCGCCGGTACGTCGGCACAGCTTATGGCCAAAGAGGGCAAGTACGCCTTTGTGCGTATGCCTTCCGGCGAGCTTCGCCTCGTTCTTCTCGAGTGTATGGCGACAGTCGGACAGGTTGGCAACGAGGAGCATGAGAACGTGGTCTCAGGTAAGGCCGGAAGAACACGCTGGCTCGGTATCCGTCCGCATATCCGCGGCATGATACAGAACCCTGTCGACCACCCAATGGGCGGCGGCGAGGGAAAGAGCAAGTCGCACAAGCATCCTGTCTCGCCGTGGGGCACTCCGGCAAAGGGTTACCGTACTCGCAAACGTAAGCCGTCGGATAAGTTCATCGTCCGTCGCCGCAAGAAGTAGCCCAGGTTTGTAGGAGGTAAATAATTATGTCTCGTTCACTGAAGAAAGGCCCCTACGTAGATCAGAAACTTCTGCGCAGGATTGAGGATATGAACGAATCAGGCAAAAAAGCGGTTTTAAGGAGCTGGTCGCGCGCCTGCTCGATCACGCCTGAAATGGTCGGACATACTATCGCGGTGCATAACGGTCGCATCCACGTTCCCGTCTACATCAGCGACAACATGATCGGCCACAAGCTCGGGGAGTTCGCTCCGACGCGCAAGTTCGGCGGCCACGCCGGGCAGGAGCGTTCCACGAAGGTAAAGGCAGCGGCGAAGTAGGAGGCCACGGGTATGGAAGTAAAAGCATCTGCAAAAAACCTGCGGGTTTCCGCAAATAAAGTACGCAGAGTACTTGCGCTCGTGCGCGGCAAGAACGCCTCGGACGCTCTGATGATACTCAAGTATACTCCCAATAAGCCGGCACGCTTCGCAGAAAAAGTGCTCAAGAGCGCCGTTGCAAACGCGGAGCACAATCACGGCCTCGACATGGACAAGCTCGTCGTAAAGGCCGCGATGGCCGACCAAGGATCATATATGAAGCGCTTCCGCCCTGTCGCGCAGGGACGTGCGCATGCGTTCAGACATCACACGTGCCATATAACGATGGTCGTGTGCGAGAAGTAAGGAGGGGTTGAACGGTGGGTCAGAAAGTTCACCCGGTAGGTTATAGACTTGGCGTCATCTACGATTGGGAATCTCGCTGGTACGCCGACGGTAAAAAATACGCCAAGAATCTTCATAAAGACCTTGAGCTCAGAGCCTGGATCAAAAAGCGCTGGGAGCAGGCAGGCGTGAGCCGCGTGGAGATCGAGCGTATCGGAGACGTGATGCGTTTCACGGTTTGGACCGCACGGCCTGGTGTCGTAATTGGCAAGCAGGGTGCTGAAATACAGGCGGTCCGCGAGGAACTTCAGGCTATGACGGGCAACCGGGTCATGATTAACATTCAGGAGATGAAAAATCCTGACGTCGAGGCTCAGGTGGTGGCGGAAGGCGTCGCCTCTTCACTGGAGCGCAGAATCAGCTTCCGTCGCGCTATGAAGCAGTCGATATTCCGCGCGATGAAATCGGGCTCCATGGGAATTAAGATTCAGTGCAGCGGCCGCCTCGGCGGCGCCGAAATCGCCCGCACTGAATGGTATCTTGAGGGCCAGCTCCCGCTTTCAACGCTGAGGGCGGATATAGATTACGGCTTCGCGGAAGCCCACACTATATACGGAGTAATAGGCATCAAGGTGTGGATTTATAAAGGCGAGGTCATGGAGCGCAAGCCTCTTGAGGCCGAGCCGGTGACTAAGGACAGGGGGTAGTCGAGGATGCTTGCTCCTAAGAGAGTTAAATACCGCAAACCCCATCTGACTGCCCTTCGCGGCTACAGCAAAGGCGCTACGGAGATAGATTTCGGCGAATACGGCCTTCAGGCCTGCGAAAACGGCTGGATATCGGCCCGCCAGATTGAAGCCGTCCGCGTCGCGATAAGCCGTAAGATGAAAAAGGGCGGAAAAATTTGGATCAGAATCTTTCCGGATCGTCCCGTTACCGAGAAGCCTCTTGAAACTCGTATGGGTAAAGGAAAAGGCAACGTGGAATATTGGACCGCAGCCGTAAAACGCGGACGGATCATGTTTGAAATTGCCGGAGTACCGCGTGAAGTAGCCGAGCAGGCATTTCGCACAGCTGCGTTCAAACTGCCCATCAAGGTAAAGATGTTGGCCCGAGAGGGAGCAGGTGAATAAAGATGGATCCTAAGGAACTTCGAGAGCTCAGCATATCTGAGCTCAGGGATAAGCACAAGGAATATAAAGAAGAGCTCTTCAACCTCCGTTTTCAGAATGCGATCGGACAGTTGAGCAACTCAGGGAGAATCAGAGAAGTAAAGAAGACCATCGCCCGTATTCTTACCATCATCACAGAAAAAGAAGCGGGCATGGAACGTGCAGAGGCAAGGAGGTAATCGACGATGGAAGAACGCACAGCGCATCGTAAGGTTCGTGCAGGAGTCGTGGTGAGCGACAAGATGGAAAAGACCATCGTCGTGCGTGTTGACCGTATGGCAAAGCACTCGCTTTATGGGAAACCCGTTCTCCGTTCAAAGAAATTTATGGCACACGACGAGAATAACGACTGCCGCATCGGCGACACCGTGAAGATCGGCGAGACCCGTCCCCTTAGCGCCAGAAAGCGCTGGGAGGTCCTTGAGATAATCAAGAGGGCGCCTGTACTGGGTGCGACGGAAGAGGAGGCTGAATAATTATGATTCAGCTGCGTACTGTTCTTAACGTGGCGGACAATTCCGGCGCTAAGAAAATCCTCTGCGTTCAGGTAAAGGGAGGCAGCTTCCGTAAGACCGGAACGATAGGCGACGTCATCGTCGCCGCGGTGCGCGAGGCTTCGCCGAACGGCAACATCAAAAAAGGCGATGTCGTAAAGGCCGTAATCGTCAGGACGAAGAAAGAGATACGCCGCAGGGATGGTTCCTATGTGCGCTTTGACGACAACGCCGCGGTCGTCATAGACGCCAACGGCGACCCCAGAGGAACGCGTATTTTTGGTCCTGTAGCAAGGGAACTGAGAGAAAAGAAATATATGCGTATAGTCTCTCTGGCGCCCGAGGTTGTGTAGGGGGTAACCTGCCATGTCTAAAATGAGAATCAAAAAGGGAGACCGCGTTCGCGTGATTTCGGGAAAAGACGCCGGCAAAGAGGGAAAAATCCTCAGCAGAAACATCGATAAGGATACCGTCGTCGTGGAAAACATAAATATGGTTACAAAGGCGGTCCGTCCCTCTCAGAAGGATCCGCGCGGCGGGCTCGTCAAGAAGGAAGCCGCCCTTTCGGCGTCAAAGGTGATGCTCGTATGCCCGAAGTGCGGCAAAGCGACGCGCGTAGGACGCGCTTTCCTCGACAGCGGACAGAAAGTCCGCATCTGCAAGCAGTGCGGCGAGATAATCGATAAGGCTTAATGAGGAGGGACAACTGATATGACTCCGCGTCTTTTGACAAAATATACAGAAGAAGTCCGCCCTCGTCTGAACGAACAGTTCCAGTACAAGAACGTCATGCAGATACCGCGCCTCGTCAAAGTCGTCATCAATATCGGCGTAAACGAAGCGAAGCTCGACCAGAAATATATGGATGCCTCGATGAACGAGCTAACGATTATTTCCGGACAGAAGCCGGTGCTGAAACGCGCAAAGAAATCCATAGCAGGATTCAAAGTTCGCGAAGGGATGCCCGTGGCTTGCTCGGTCACGCTGAGAAGCGGCAGAATGTGGGAATTCGTCGACCGCCTCTTCAGCATTGCGCTTCCCCGCATCAAGGACTTCCAGGGAATTTCGAAGAAGGGCTTCGACGGCAGAGGGAATTTCAACCTCGGGCTCAAAGAGCAGCTTCTCTTCCCGGAGATAGACTTTGACAAGGTCATCCGCCAGCGCGGCATGAACATCACGTTTGTGACAACGGCGCAGACAGATGAGGAAGCCCAGCTGCTTTTGAAAGAGCTTGGGATGCCCTTCGCCCGTTAGGAAGGAGAAGCAAATGGCTCGTAAATGTATGGTGAACAAGGCTAAAGAAGAGCCGAAGTTCAAAGTCAGAAAATACAACCGCTGCCCGATTTGTGGGCGCCCCCACGGCTACATGCGCAAATTCGACATGTGCCGCTGCTGCTTCCGCAAGCTTGCGCGCGAGGGCAAGATCCCTGGCGTCGTCAAGGCGAGCTGGTAGCAGGTGGGCGTAGAAGGGAGGATCCTTTAATGCATATTACCGATCCTGTCGCGGATATGCTCACACGCATCAGAAATGCGAATGTGGTCTACCATGAAATGGTGGATATGCCTCTTTCAAAGCTCCGCCTCGAGATGGCGAGAATACTCAAAGAGGAAGGCTATATCCGTAACTATAAGACAATAACAGACGCGAAGCAGCCGATGCCGATCCTCAGGCTGACCATGAACTACGGTCCGCAGAAGGAAAGGGTCATCCAGGGACTTCGCAGGATAAGCAAGCCGGGACGCCGCATCTATGTCGGCAAGGACGAACTCCCCAAAGTCATGGGCGGGCTCGGCATCGCTCTCATCTCAACGTCAGCCGGACTCATGACCGACGCCAACGCCCGCAAGCTTGGCCTCGGCGGAGAAGTCGTCTGCTACGTCTGGTAACGGAGGAGCTTCGCTATGTCAAGGATAGGACGCAAAGCCATCGCTCTTCCGAAGGGCGTTGAAGTAAAGGTCGACGGACGGCGCGTGACTGTAAAGGGCGCGAAGGGTACCCTTGAGATGGACGTAATGCCCGAAATCTCCGTGGCCGTCGAGGACGGAAACGTCACAGTGGCCCGCGGGAACGACGACAAGGCGACGCGCGCGGCTCACGGCATGACGAGAGCCCTCATCAGTAACATGGTTCAGGGCGTCAACGAAGGTTTCCAGAAAACCCTCGAAATCGTAGGCGTAGGTTATCGTGCGCAGATGCAAGGAAAGAACCTCGTCATGAGCCTCGGCTTCTCGCATCAGGTCGAAGTCGCTCCCCCTGCGGGCATCGAATTCGTCTGCGAGAGCCCGATCAAGATCATCGTGCGCGGCATCGATAAGCAGCTCGTCGGACAGGTCGCGTCGGACGTTCGTGCCCACCGTCCGCCCGAGCCCTACAAAGGCAAGGGAATCAGATACGCCGGCGAATACGTGATCCGCAAAGCCGGTAAGGCCGGCGCCAAAAAGTAAGGAGAGGTGAAGGACGTTGATCAATAATCGCAGCCGCAACGAAATGCGGGAAGTGCGCCACCGTCGCCTCAGGAGACATCTCTCCGGCACCGGCGAGCGCCCGCGTCTTGCAGTCTTCGGCAGCCTGAAGCATATATTTGCCCAGGTCATCGACGACGAAAAGGGACATACTCTTGTATCGGCATCGACGGTACAGGATAAATTTGAAAATCTTAAGAGCACTGGGAACCAGGAAGCGGCAAAGGCAGTAGGAAAGCTTATCGCCGAACGCGCCCTTGCTAACGGAATCACCGAAGTCGTCTTCGACAGAGGCGGGCATCTCTACCACGGCAGAATCAAAGCCTTTGCGGAAGCGGCCCGTGAAGCCGGTCTGAAGTTCTAAGAGGGGGGCGACTAAAGTGGCGAAAGAGACACAGAATGTAAAATCCTACAGCAGCAGGGGGCTCGAGCTCACGGAGCGCGTCGTATCGATCAACCGCGTAAGCAAGGTCGTTAAAGGCGGAAAGCGTTTCCGCTTCAGCGTTCTCGTGGTGGTAGGCGACGGCGTGAGCCAGGTCGGCCTCGGGATGGGCAAAGCCAAGGAAATCTCCGTTGCGATGAAGAAGGGTATAGAACACGCGAAGAAGAACCTGATAGACCTTAAGAAGACAGGGCAGACCCTTCCTCATCCGATCATCGGGAAGTTCGGCGCGGCCGAAGTCCTTATGCGTCCCGCGGCGCCCGGTACCGGAGTTCTTGCAGGCTCGTCGGTCCGTCCGATAATGGAGCTCGGCGGCATCAAAGACGTTATCGCAAAGGTCACCGGCAGAACGTCGAACCCGATCAACATAGCGTATGCTACGATGGATGCGGTAAAGCGCCTGCGCACGCCGGAAGAGATCTACAGGCTCCGCGGCAAAGAGCGCAAGGAAGCGTAGGAGGTATCGCGCTATGGCTAAACTTCGTATTACATGGAAAAGGAGCACGATAGGGCGTCCTCCTATTCAGGAGAGAATCATAAAGGCTCTCGGCTTTCACAGGCTCAACGAGACCGTATATCATGACGACACTCCGCAGATTCGCGGCATGGTCGACAAGATCAGCCACCTGCTCGAGTGGTCTGTCGAGGATTAGGGGGGATAAGCCATGGAACTTCATGAACTTTCACCGATGCCCGGTTCGCGCAGGAAGAAGAAACGCCTCGGAATGGGGCTTGGCAGCGGAAAGGGAAAGACGGCCGGCAAAGGACACAAGGGACAGAAGGCCCGCAAGAGCCCCGGCATTGGGGCGAACTTCGAAGGCGGACAGATGCCGCTTGCACGCCGCATACCAAAGCGCGGCTTCAGCAATTTCCGCTTTACCGTCAGATACCAGACGGTGAATCTTGAGGAACTTGAAAATCGCTTCGAGGCTGGAGCGGAAGTTTCCGCGGAAGAATTAGCCGGACTTCGTCTCATTAAATGCGCCTGCGGGCCGGTCAAGATACTCGGCGAAGGCGAACTCACAAAAAACCTCACTGTAAAGGCAAACGCCTTCAGCGCATCGGCCGCTAAGAAGATCGAAGCGGCCGGCGGCAAGGCAGAGGTGATATAATGCTGGATTCCTTCCGGGATACCTTTAGGCTGCCTGACCTGAAGCGCCGCATACTCTTCACCCTTGCAGCGCTCTTCGTCTACCGTCTCGGCGCGCATGTGCCGACTCCCGGAGTGGATGCTGCCGCTCTTGGAAAGCTTTTCGACCAGGGCACCCTGCTCGGCTTCCTCGACCTTTTTGCCGGCGGTGCGCTCAGCCGTTTTTCAATATTTGCGCTGGGCGTAACGCCTTATATCAACTCAAGCATCGTCATGCAGCTTCTTGCCGTAGTTATGCCGAGCCTTGAAAAGATGCAGAAGGAAGGGGAAGAAGGGCGCAAAAAGATCGTTCAGTGGACCCGCTACGGAACGATCGCCTTCGCGCTCATACAGGCGGTCGGCATGACAGGCTGGCTGAAAGGTCTTGGAATTTACTCCGGCGGCGTACTGGATATCATCCTCGTATCGCTTACGCTCACGACGGGAGCTGTCGCCGTCATGTGGCTCGGCGAAATAATGTCCGATCATGGGATAGGAAACGGGATATCGCTGCTCATCTTCGCGGGCATCGTCGTGAGGATCCCCGAAGCCATCGTGCGCACGGCTTCGCTCGTGCGCCTTGGCGAAATGAACGTCCTCGTGCTGCTGCTCGCCGTCGTGATCATGGTAGCGGTCGTCGCGGGATGCGTGCTCCTTCAGGAAGGCCAGCGCCGCCTCCCAGTTCAGTACGCGAAGCGCATGATCGGAAACAAAATGTACGGCGGGCAGTCGAGCTTCATTCCTCTGCGCGTCAACACGGCTGGAGTCATCCCGATAATCTTCGCCTCGTCGATA of the Synergistes jonesii genome contains:
- the tuf gene encoding elongation factor Tu, which codes for MAKEKYVRSKPHLNIGTIGHIDHGKTTLTAAITKTLARHGGADFTPFEMIDKAPEERERGITINISHVEYETDTRHYAHIDCPGHADYIKNMITGAAQMDGAILLVAATDGPMAQTREHVLLARQVNVPALVVFMNKCDMVDDPELLDLVEMEIRDLLNKYEFPGDDIPIIRGSALKALESEEDNEWTEKIMELMKACDDYIPAPEREVNFPFLMPIEDVFTITGRGTVVTGRVEKGIIKPGDEVEIVGIKDTRKTVATSLEMFRKILDDAEAGDNVGILLRGIGKEDVERGQVLAKPGSIHPHTHFKGEVYVLKKEEGGRHTPFFSGYKPQFYFRTTDITGEIKLAEGVEMVMPGDNSTFEVTLIAPIAMQEGLRFAVREGGRTVGAGVVTQIIE
- the rpsJ gene encoding 30S ribosomal protein S10 → MAKKIRIKLKAFDHRVLDASATQIADTAQRTGAKVSGPVPLPTEVNRYCVLTSPHVDKDARDQYEIRTHKRLIDIIDPTQKTMEALMELNLPSGVDIQIKL
- the rplC gene encoding 50S ribosomal protein L3, yielding MSMGILGRKVGMTQVFDENGRAVPVTVIEAGPCTIVEIRTPEKNSYSAVQLGLGEVKPVKVTKPMKGYFEKQEVAPKRWLREFRVDDTSGYQVGQEITVSLFQNGELVDVIGVSKGKGYAGVLKRHGFGGTPASHGHSVTHRHPGSIGCSSYPGRVMKGRKMAGHMGSERVTTKNLKVFGVDEENNLILIAGPVPGAKNGLVMIRKTA
- the rplD gene encoding 50S ribosomal protein L4 codes for the protein MPVVKEVNFKGEVIGDVTLSDAVFGAPVHVPAMHQVVVAHLANCRVGTHNTKDRGDVRGGGKKPWRQKHTGHARSGSSRSPVWVGGGVAHGPHPRDYHQKVNKKVRRLAIRSALTLKAQAENMIVVDKFDIDAPKTKSMIAFLAAVQKGKKPLLVLHETNMAVVKSAANIPGAYVQHVDSVNVYDLLNHDQLIATPEAIKKLEEVFG
- the rplW gene encoding 50S ribosomal protein L23, which codes for MNAISYDIIVRPIITEKTSRQMELGQYTFEVLPKANKIEIRKAVEEVFKVKVVRVNTIQVRSKPKRMGAFLGRSRSWKKAVVTLAKGEKIAFFEGASA
- the rplB gene encoding 50S ribosomal protein L2 is translated as MGIKKYRPTTPSRRQMATPDFSEITKAKPERSLVVSLSQSAGRNNNGRITSRHRGGRGRIKYRIIDFKRDKAGVAGKVAAIEYDPNRSARIALISYRDGEKRYIIAPVGLNVGDTIVSGEGSDIRPGNALKLRDIPVGTIVHNIELEPGRGAVMVRSAGTSAQLMAKEGKYAFVRMPSGELRLVLLECMATVGQVGNEEHENVVSGKAGRTRWLGIRPHIRGMIQNPVDHPMGGGEGKSKSHKHPVSPWGTPAKGYRTRKRKPSDKFIVRRRKK
- the rpsS gene encoding 30S ribosomal protein S19, which encodes MSRSLKKGPYVDQKLLRRIEDMNESGKKAVLRSWSRACSITPEMVGHTIAVHNGRIHVPVYISDNMIGHKLGEFAPTRKFGGHAGQERSTKVKAAAK
- the rplV gene encoding 50S ribosomal protein L22, translated to MEVKASAKNLRVSANKVRRVLALVRGKNASDALMILKYTPNKPARFAEKVLKSAVANAEHNHGLDMDKLVVKAAMADQGSYMKRFRPVAQGRAHAFRHHTCHITMVVCEK
- the rpsC gene encoding 30S ribosomal protein S3, producing MGQKVHPVGYRLGVIYDWESRWYADGKKYAKNLHKDLELRAWIKKRWEQAGVSRVEIERIGDVMRFTVWTARPGVVIGKQGAEIQAVREELQAMTGNRVMINIQEMKNPDVEAQVVAEGVASSLERRISFRRAMKQSIFRAMKSGSMGIKIQCSGRLGGAEIARTEWYLEGQLPLSTLRADIDYGFAEAHTIYGVIGIKVWIYKGEVMERKPLEAEPVTKDRG
- the rplP gene encoding 50S ribosomal protein L16, yielding MLAPKRVKYRKPHLTALRGYSKGATEIDFGEYGLQACENGWISARQIEAVRVAISRKMKKGGKIWIRIFPDRPVTEKPLETRMGKGKGNVEYWTAAVKRGRIMFEIAGVPREVAEQAFRTAAFKLPIKVKMLAREGAGE
- the rpmC gene encoding 50S ribosomal protein L29 — its product is MDPKELRELSISELRDKHKEYKEELFNLRFQNAIGQLSNSGRIREVKKTIARILTIITEKEAGMERAEARR
- the rpsQ gene encoding 30S ribosomal protein S17, which codes for MEERTAHRKVRAGVVVSDKMEKTIVVRVDRMAKHSLYGKPVLRSKKFMAHDENNDCRIGDTVKIGETRPLSARKRWEVLEIIKRAPVLGATEEEAE
- the rplN gene encoding 50S ribosomal protein L14, with translation MIQLRTVLNVADNSGAKKILCVQVKGGSFRKTGTIGDVIVAAVREASPNGNIKKGDVVKAVIVRTKKEIRRRDGSYVRFDDNAAVVIDANGDPRGTRIFGPVARELREKKYMRIVSLAPEVV
- the rplX gene encoding 50S ribosomal protein L24; translated protein: MSKMRIKKGDRVRVISGKDAGKEGKILSRNIDKDTVVVENINMVTKAVRPSQKDPRGGLVKKEAALSASKVMLVCPKCGKATRVGRAFLDSGQKVRICKQCGEIIDKA
- the rplE gene encoding 50S ribosomal protein L5; translated protein: MTPRLLTKYTEEVRPRLNEQFQYKNVMQIPRLVKVVINIGVNEAKLDQKYMDASMNELTIISGQKPVLKRAKKSIAGFKVREGMPVACSVTLRSGRMWEFVDRLFSIALPRIKDFQGISKKGFDGRGNFNLGLKEQLLFPEIDFDKVIRQRGMNITFVTTAQTDEEAQLLLKELGMPFAR
- a CDS encoding type Z 30S ribosomal protein S14, yielding MARKCMVNKAKEEPKFKVRKYNRCPICGRPHGYMRKFDMCRCCFRKLAREGKIPGVVKASW
- the rpsH gene encoding 30S ribosomal protein S8, whose amino-acid sequence is MHITDPVADMLTRIRNANVVYHEMVDMPLSKLRLEMARILKEEGYIRNYKTITDAKQPMPILRLTMNYGPQKERVIQGLRRISKPGRRIYVGKDELPKVMGGLGIALISTSAGLMTDANARKLGLGGEVVCYVW
- the rplF gene encoding 50S ribosomal protein L6, with protein sequence MSRIGRKAIALPKGVEVKVDGRRVTVKGAKGTLEMDVMPEISVAVEDGNVTVARGNDDKATRAAHGMTRALISNMVQGVNEGFQKTLEIVGVGYRAQMQGKNLVMSLGFSHQVEVAPPAGIEFVCESPIKIIVRGIDKQLVGQVASDVRAHRPPEPYKGKGIRYAGEYVIRKAGKAGAKK
- the rplR gene encoding 50S ribosomal protein L18; amino-acid sequence: MINNRSRNEMREVRHRRLRRHLSGTGERPRLAVFGSLKHIFAQVIDDEKGHTLVSASTVQDKFENLKSTGNQEAAKAVGKLIAERALANGITEVVFDRGGHLYHGRIKAFAEAAREAGLKF
- the rpsE gene encoding 30S ribosomal protein S5, which produces MAKETQNVKSYSSRGLELTERVVSINRVSKVVKGGKRFRFSVLVVVGDGVSQVGLGMGKAKEISVAMKKGIEHAKKNLIDLKKTGQTLPHPIIGKFGAAEVLMRPAAPGTGVLAGSSVRPIMELGGIKDVIAKVTGRTSNPINIAYATMDAVKRLRTPEEIYRLRGKERKEA
- the rpmD gene encoding 50S ribosomal protein L30 codes for the protein MAKLRITWKRSTIGRPPIQERIIKALGFHRLNETVYHDDTPQIRGMVDKISHLLEWSVED
- the rplO gene encoding 50S ribosomal protein L15, translated to MELHELSPMPGSRRKKKRLGMGLGSGKGKTAGKGHKGQKARKSPGIGANFEGGQMPLARRIPKRGFSNFRFTVRYQTVNLEELENRFEAGAEVSAEELAGLRLIKCACGPVKILGEGELTKNLTVKANAFSASAAKKIEAAGGKAEVI